From the Plodia interpunctella isolate USDA-ARS_2022_Savannah chromosome 5, ilPloInte3.2, whole genome shotgun sequence genome, one window contains:
- the nocte gene encoding protein PRRC2C isoform X1 → MSALSTPGGGGTTAQTKPTSGKQKYQKLDINSLYCTNRNENSEPSLVKSQLSRKHGMQSLGKVPSARRPPANLPSLKTETGQDPNANSISAVTTSVSTPATCTSQTVPTTSISSVAASTCPSGWVSLPPPSSPHFRTEFPSLEAAAQPSHRSSDHATSQPQLRPQTEGSWTCGGGTSVRSEVASPAPATQQTPAFRAILPSFLVKGSGGGGLGLGALGSLPRGATPVPGARAPRVAASASASAAPRAQDILSARPILRPDQISSLDDISRDAGWAQHDDIDYDQKLDFSDGESSAPSKASKNNNRASIESERVDTKIQELTDEEQIWAERRQKQNNEMAQVIARARQRKEEEQRRQMRDTAPLQPKDSRDRIDRDRNDNRDREPDNREKERLDNRERTDNRERDRFDNREKERNDHRDGREKDRNVDNRDRIESRDRFDNRERDRDVRDRERERDRGRNDNRDRQDSDKDRMDMRDRDRNERDRGDRMDRERFDRGSDRADRDRMDRDRDRDRNDRDRDFRDRDRDYGRDRDQPNSAFSKTFQNNMPPRFLKQQQNRQQDDQHKGWAFSGKTAPRRQEPPQYNAPRHNGRRSYSRDFSDREDDFRRDKDGPGPQWRSEMQDYDRTGRELDRSNSKDSYKEYSDYKDRRSESDRKSIDNSSGIEHSSRTAADKLTEVFERKSIGITDSFTASDSATPVQTAERRTPPSAAVQRESSERDFGKTSWAEITQDETSTYSKTPTEKLAPAKETEQLSKDIVEDKSNFNQQSLSTSTQQTISNHPPSGKNFVQNQQVPQIHPYPNIQSQPSVPIHQSQTISDTNQTISKPLSKPSNLDSNNPQAQLQTSSDLTAQNLSKPVFSSQKSEKDLSESESIASKSSTDPSGLVPVKMNEAHSAESLQTGGDAQKRSVDDKRGERFNNEQLNKISLKEPVERKSSGSGSEKKGRGYGGGGGGAGGAGGAGGFAVYSRGWGRDARGRRSQRSSRSNNRASESDGSTDGAPNAERKERRRAPRSPRGPKGSAVDHVPQPADNVENREPFAPRGQPSRRGRGGFQGASRPPAPAKRVTGYGPPNTKSPFSQANRAVKDDDVKDAQGEDKNKSHSKPRTGSSTGRGRERRPKGAGGPFSGEDENWETTSEHSEGGTNARRGRAGAQQKGPRGQNNRQNSGRHPQGTKKDMPADNKTTEVIEAMIDLKISGKKDDEVVDDGFQEVRNKKNSKDTRGSATKDETVKQPRSHSNQGGGRNGSSTRNSNDKSNSRGSAQVVNKPTSQYERPRQANLAPRFVKQRQKQQMGLVTGFGPDTGAAPPPPPVNAWDKPISQTLRGNVEEPVENVENKSNQSSQRSTPGETQNVVEIKPVQPTCIVPTDKTGVLDGATPPVETIIFENTNYKTAPPAEALKQKYQPSANTAKPQGEEIPTELDTRQVAFNGEVRSRPRSIQELMADTNRPGSDAEGTLGLPITFDTSQKAEDSSDMKLDFTFDTESLGQLTEDKTAKSLGLPRGVHMSTSSTISPLAADLNLKIASVKKVWEMPAVVEGSEELQFPGFEETNTETGAPPNVCKVKPTQQLQSPPPQHYNHVGYQGGYGGLSVPSPPAVLFNSSQQLLGSSQQLPQQGGLYGAFLDQSRGQFGTFPGTPYGAGSAGPYNYHQQPPPDGMATMFQSLPNQYRMAAAGGGAAFGQSGQLGNNPSTVLISSTSNSLMSATVKPSSQQIGAIGSKGGGVGGVGGVGSVSTYQQQYLGYSGPVGEAPYSLPGLLPRPAPPASSYYSPYQPPTAPAPTYPLQFTQPAQSGAFGSQFISSQLQVAAAVQQMQQQYRAPMQQQYAAPPQPRPPPQQMKSPLHEHANGFAPLCESASPTPKGSKPQKPPHSPPQHKYHAPPPLVPPAITPLQHHPPHQQQQMMGGNNGRCGGTGGGPRGLAPRYPAPIQRPPVPVYRAPAAHARHHAPRPNHNLYYHHHQRNGAGSGERAVDAGESAGAGDEAGETVASPDAPPPAEVKAE, encoded by the exons ATGTCTGCACTCTCGACGCCGGGCGGCGGAGGCACTACGGCGCAGACGAAGCCGACGTCCGGCAAGCAAAAATATCAGAAGTTGGATATCAATAGCTTGTACTGCACCAACCGG AACGAAAACTCCGAACCATCCCTAGTAAAATCTCAACTAAGCCGCAAACATGGAATGCAAAGTCTTGGAAAAGTACCTTCGGCAAGGCGTCCACCTGCCAATTTGCCATCTTTGAAAACAGAAACTGGTCAAGATCCTAACGCtaa tTCTATTTCTGCTGTTACTACTAGTGTATCTACACCAGCAACATGCACCTCTCAGACTGTT cCTACAACATCCATCAGCAGTGTGGCTGCATCTACATGTCCGAGCGGCTGGGTGTCCCTGCCTCCCCCCTCCTCGCCCCACTTCCGCACAGAATTCCCCTCGCTGGAGGCAGCTGCACAACCCTCACACCGGTCTTCAGACCATGCTACATCTCAACCACAACTCAGGCCACAAA CGGAAGGCAGCTGGACGTGCGGTGGCGGGACGAGCGTGCGCTCGGAGGTGGCGTCGCCCGCGCCCGCCACGCAGCAGACGCCCGCCTTCCGCGCCATCCTGCCCTCATTC CTGGTGAAAGGTAGCGGAGGCGGCGGGCTCGGGCTGGGCGCGCTGGGCTCGCTGCCGCGCGGCGCGACGCCGGTACCCGGAGCGCGCGCGCCGCGTGTTGCCGCATCCGCGTCCGCGTCAGCCGCGCCCCGCGCGCAGGACATCCTGAGTGCGCGCCCCATCCTGCGGCCCGACCAGATCTCCTCGCTCGACGACATCAGCCGCGACGCCGGCTGGGCGCAGCACGACGACATCGATTATGA TCAAAAATTGGACTTTTCTGATGGAGAATCTTCAGCGCCAAGTAAAGCTAGTAAGAATAATAACAGGGCCAGTATTGAAAGTGAACGCGTTGACACAAAAATTCAGGAGCTCACCGACGAGGAGCAAATATGGGCTGAACGGcggcaaaaacaaaacaatgagATGGCACAGGTCATTGCGCGAGCGCGCCAGCGGAAGGAGGAGGAACAGCGACGACAAATGCGGGACACCGCGCCTCTGCAACCCAAAGACTCCCGCGACAGAATAGACCGGGACCGGAATGATAATCGCGATAGAGAACCTGACAACAGAGAAAAGGAGAGACTCGACAACAGGGAACGCACCGACAACAGAGAAAGAGATCGCTTTGATAATAGGGAAAAAGAACGGAACGATCATCGAGACGGCAGAGAAAAGGACAGGAATGTCGATAACAGAGATAGAATTGAAAGCAGAGACAGGTTCGATAATAGAGAACGAGACAGAGATGTCAGAGACAGAGAACGCGAGCGAGACAGAGGGCGAAATGATAATAGGGATCGCCAAGATAGTGATAAAGATAGAATGGACATGCGTGATAGAGACCGAAACGAGAGAGATCGCGGCGATCGGATGGATCGGGAAAGGTTCGACAGAGGCTCTGACAGGGCCGACCGCGACAGGATGGATCGCGACAGAGATCGAGACCGGAATGACAGAGACCGCGACTTCAGAGACAGAGACCGCGACTATGGCCGAGATCGAGATCAACCTAATTCCGCCTTCTCCAAAACGTTCCAAAACAACATGCCACCGCGGTTCTTAAAGCAGCAACAGAATCGCCAGCAAGACGACCAACATAAGGGTTGGGCATTTTCAGGGAAAACAGCACCCAGACGTCAAGAGCCGCCTCAATACAATGCGCCAAGACATAATGGACGCCGCTCATATTCAAG agATTTTTCTGACCGTGAGGATGATTTTAGAAGAGATAAAGATGGACCTGGGCCGCAATGGCGGTCTGAAATGCAGGACTACGATAGAACAGGCAGGGAATTAGACAGATCTAATTCAAAAGATTCCTACAAGGAATATAGTGACTATAAAGATAGAAGAAGTGAATCTGACAGGAAGTCGATAGATAATTCCAGTGGTATTGAACACAGCAGTAGAACAGCCGCTGACAAATTGACTGAAGTATTCGAAAGAAAAAGCATAGGAATCACTGATTCTTTTACGGCATCTGATTCAGCAACTCCAGTGCAAACAGCAGAACGGCGAACACCGCCTTCGGCTGCTGTCCAACGGGAATCATCTGAAAGAGATTTTGGAAAAACTTCGTGGGCTGAAATCACTCAAGATGAGACATCTACTTATTCAAAAACACCTACAGAAAAACTTGCACCGGCTAAAGAAACCGAGCAGCTATCAAAAGATATAGTGGAAGATAAATCTAATTTCAATCAGCAGTCCTTGTCTACATCTACTCAGCAAACTATTTCAAATCATCCTCCTAGTGGGAAAAACTTTGTTCAGAATCAACAAGTACCTCAAATACATCCATATCCTAATATTCAATCACAACCTTCTGTTCCTATTCATCAATCTCAAACTATTTCCGATACTAATCAAACTATTTCTAAACCTCTTTCTAAACCTTCAAATCTCGATTCTAACAATCCTCAAGCACAGTTACAAACGTCATCAGACCTAACAGCGCAAAATTTGAGTAAACCAGTGTTTTCGTCCCAGAAGTCGGAGAAGGACTTATCAGAATCTGAGTCTATAGCTTCCAAATCTAGTACCGATCCATCAGGACTAGTACCCGTCAAGATGAATGAGGCGCATTCAGCAGAGTCTCTTCAGACCGGCGGAGACGCCCAAAAAAGGTCCGTCGATGACAAACGCGGGGAGAGATTTAATAACGAACagcttaataaaatttctctaAAAGAACCAGTGGAACGAAAGTCCAGCGGATCCGGATCTGAAAAGAAAGGCAGAGGGTATGGTGGCGGTGGGGGCGGGGCAGGCGGCGCGGGTGGGGCCGGAGGGTTCGCCGTGTACAGCCGGGGCTGGGGCCGGGACGCGCGCGGGCGCCGCTCGCAGCGCAGCTCGCGCTCCAACAACCGCGCCAGCGAGTCCGACGGCTCCACCGACGGCGCGCCCAACGCCGAGCGCAAGGAGCGCCGCAGGGCGCCGCGCAGTCCGCGAGGGCCCAAGGGCTCGGCTGTCGACCACGTGCCGCAACCTGCTGATAATGTGGAGAACAGAGAGCCTTTCGCCCCGCGCGGCCAGCCTTCCCGCAGAGGCAGAGGAGGATTCCAGGGCGCGTCGCGTCCGCCGGCGCCCGCTAAAAGGGTCACAGGCTACGGCCCACCCAACACGAAGAGTCCTTTTAGTCAAGCGAATCGAGCCGTTAAGGATGACGACGTCAAAGATGCGCAAGgagaagataaaaataaatctcattCCAAACCACGGACGGGTTCCTCCACTGGGCGAGGTCGGGAACGACGACCGAAAGGTGCCGGCGGCCCGTTCAGCGGCGAAGACGAGAACTGGGAGACCACATCTGAACATTCCGAAGGAGGTACGAATGCTCGACGCGGGCGAGCTGGAGCGCAACAGAAGGGACCGCGAGGCCAGAATAATCGGCAAAATAGTGGTCGCCATCCGCAAGGAACGAAAAAAGACATGCCTGCAGATAATAAGACTACTGAAGTAATAGAGGCTATGATTGATCTTAAGATATCAGGCAAAAAAGACGATGAAGTTGTGGACGATGGGTTCCAGGAGGTTCGAAATAAGAAAAACTCCAAAGACACCCGAGGCTCCGCCACAAAAGATGAAACCGTGAAACAACCCAGATCTCATTCAAACCAAGGAGGTGGCAGAAACGGATCATCTACTAGAAATTCGAATGATAAATCTAATTCGCGAGGATCGGCACAAGTGGTAAATAAACCGACTTCCCAATATGAACGACCGCGTCAGGCTAATTTGGCGCCGCGTTTCGTTAAACAGAGGCAAAAGCAACAAATGGGGTTAGTGACCGGCTTCGGACCTGATACTGGCGCTGCGCCGCCGCCACCACCGGTCAATGCCTGGGATAAACCTATATCGCAAACCTTACGCGGTAATGTTGAAGAGCCTGTTGAAAATGTGGAGAATAAATCTAACCAGTCCAGTCAGCGTAGTACGCCCGGTGAAACGCAAAATGTAGTTGAAATAAAACCCGTCCAGCCGACGTGCATTGTGCCCACGGATAAAACTGGAGTATTAGATGGAGCTACTCCCCCTGTAGAGACTATCATATTCGAAAATACGAATTATAAGACTGCACCGCCCGCTGAagcattaaaacaaaaatatcagcCTAGTGCTAACACTGCCAAGCCTCAGGGTGAAGAGATTCCAACGGAATTAGATACGCGTCAAGTAGCATTCAATGGTGAGGTTAGATCAAGGCCAAGATCTATACAAGAACTAATGGCCGATACCAATAGACCGGGATCAGACGCCGAAGGAACACTGGGTCTACCTATTACATTTGACACATCTCAAAAAGCTGAAGATTCTTCAGATATGAAGCTCGATTTTACATTCGATACAGAGTCTCTTGGGCAGCTCACTGAGGATAAAACTGCCAAATCCCTTGGTTTACCACGAGGTGTACATATGAGTACGTCAAGCACTATTTCTCCGCTGGCTGCAGatctcaatttaaaaatcgCTAGTGTGAAAAAAGTGTGGGAAATGCCTGCAGTGGTTGAGGGCAGTGAAGAGTTACAATTCCCTGGTTTTGAGGAAACCAACACAGAGACGGGCGCACCTCCGAACGTATGTAAAGTGAAGCCAACGCAACAGTTACAATCGCCGCCGCCACAACACTACAATCACGTAGGCTACCAG GGCGGCTATGGTGGCTTGTCAGTGCCGTCGCCTCCAGCGGTACTGTTTAACTCGTCGCAACAGCTGCTGGGCTCCTCACAGCAACTGCCGCAGCAGGGCGGCTTGTACGGGGCATTCTTAGACCAAAGTCGAGGACAGTTTGGGACTTTCCCTGGAACGCCATACGGCGCTGGCTCGGCTGGCCCTTACAACTACCACCAACAGCCACCGCCAGATGGTATGGCCACAATGTTCCAGAGCCTTCCTAATCAGTATCGGATG gCGGCAGCTGGTGGTGGGGCAGCTTTTGGACAATCAGGACAACTTGGCAATAATCCCAGTACAGTCCTAATCTCCAGTACTTCTAATTCTCTCATGTCTGCAACTGTGAAGCCTTCCAGTCAGCAAATTGGTGCTATAG GTAGTAAAGGCGGCGGCGTGGGCGGTGTAGGGGGCGTTGGCAGCGTGAGCACGTACCAGCAGCAGTACTTGGGCTACTCGGGGCCGGTGGGCGAGGCGCCGTACTCGTTGCCGGGGCTGCTGCCGCGACCGGCGCCTCCCGCGTCCTCGTACTACTCCCCGTACCAGCCGCCCACCGCTCCCGCGCCCACCTACCCGCTGCAGTTCACGCAGCCCGCGCAATCTGGCGCCTTCGGTTCACAGTTTATTTCATCCCAGTTACAAGTCGCCGCCGCAGTTCAACAGATGCAG CAACAATACCGCGCGCCGATGCAGCAGCAGTACGCGGCGCCCCCGCAGCCGCGGCCGCCGCCGCAGCAGATGAAGTCGCCGCTGCACGAACACGCCAACGGGTTCGCGCCGCTGTGCGAGTCCGCGTCGCCGACGCCCAAAGGCAGCAAGCCGCAGAAGCCGCCGCACTCGCCGCCGCAGCACAAATACcacgcgccgccgccgctcgTGCCGCCGGCCATCACGCCACTGCAGCACCATCCACCACATCAGCAACAg CAAATGATGGGCGGGAACAACGGGCGGTGCGGCGGCACGGGCGGCGGGCCGCGGGGCCTCGCCCCCCGCTACCCCGCGCCCATCCAGCGCCCGCCCGTGCCCGTGTACCGCGCGCCCGCTGCCCACGCCCGCCATCACGCGCCCCGCCCCAACCACAACCTCTACTACCACCACCACCAGCGCA acGGAGCCGGCAGCGGCGAGCGGGCAGTCGACGCTGGAGAGAGCGCGGGCGCAGGAGACGAAGCCGGCGAGACGGTCGCGTCACCCgacgcgccgccgcccgccgaGGTCAAGGCCGAGTGA